In a genomic window of Tamandua tetradactyla isolate mTamTet1 chromosome 17, mTamTet1.pri, whole genome shotgun sequence:
- the IL1R1 gene encoding interleukin-1 receptor type 1 isoform X1 — MKVLLRIVCFIALLIACYKADKCKEHEEKVISVFSANEIDVRPCLPNANKDKFTITWYKKDGKTLISMKQDTRIHQHNNKIWFVPAKVKDSGHYYCVVRNSTYCLRIKITAKVVENEPNLCYSAQATFPQKLPVAEDGRIVCPFMNFFKNENNEFPPIQWYKDCKPLLGNINFIGVENKLVLRNVSEESKGYYTCRASYTHLGKQYHVTRVIELTTIEENKSVRPVIVRPVNETMEVELGSQAQLICNVTGLVSDAVYWKWNGSDIDEDDPLLVEDFKTMDIPSTKKWKSIILMLNISEVESRFYLYPFTCLAMNIAGENAAYIQLIHPAARDFQKHMIGLFVMFTVVITCSVFIYKIFKVDIVLWYRDFCYDSLSRKVPDGKTYDAYILYPKIFGGESASNSDVFVFEVLPEVLERQCGYKLFILGRDDYAGEDIVLVTDENVKKSRTLMIILVREMLGFSSLGSSSEEQIAIYNALVQDGIKVVLLELEKIQDYEKMPESIKFIKQKHGAIRWSGNFTGELQSAKTRFWKNVRYHMPAQRQPISSKHKLLSAATGPNSKERLQGEVHLPLG, encoded by the exons ATGAAAGTGCTACTCAGAATTGTTTGTTTCATAGCTCTACTGATTGCTTGTTACAAGGCTG ATAAATGCAAGGAACATGAAGAAAAAGTAATTTCAGTTTTCTCTGCAAATGAAATTGACGTTCGTCCATGTCTTCCTAATGCAAATAAAGACAAATTCACTATAACTTGGTATAAAAAAGATGGCAAGACGCTTATTTCTATGAAACAAGACACCAGGATTCATCAGCACAATAATAAAATTTGGTTTGTTCCTGCTAAAGTGAAGGATTCAGGACATTACTATTGTGTGGTCAG aaattcaaCTTATTGTCTCAGAATTAAAATAACTGCAAAAGTTGTGGAGAATGAGCCTAATCTGTGTTATAGTGCACAAGCTACATTTCCACAGAAGCTACCTGTTGCAGAAGATGGAAGAATTGTGTGcccttttatgaatttttttaagaatgaaaataatgagTTCCCCCCAATACAGTGGTATAag GATTGCAAACCTTTACTTGGCAATATAAACTTTATTGGAGTAGAAAATAAACTTGTCCTGAGGAATGTGTCTGAAGAGTCCAAAGGATACTATACTTGTCGTGCATCCTACACACACTTGGGAAAGCAGTATCATGTTACCCGGGTAATTGAACTTACTACTATTG aggaAAACAAGTCCGTTAGGCCTGTGATTGTGAGACCAGTTAATGAGACAATGGAAGTGGAATTGG GTTCCCAGGCACAGCTGATCTGCAATGTCACTGGCCTGGTGAGTGACGCTGTCTACTGGAAATGGAACGGGTCAGACATTGATGAGGACGACCCGTTGCTGGTGGAAGACTTTAAAAC AATGGACATTCCTTCaaccaaaaaatggaaatcaataatctTAATGCTTAATATTTCAGAAGTAGAAAGTAGGTTTTATCTATATCCGTTTACCTGTTTAGCCATGAATATAGCTGGTGAAAATGCAGCATATATCCAATTAATACATCCAG cTGCACGTGATTTCCAGAAGCACATGATTGGTTTATTTGTCATGTTTACGGTAGTAATTACATGCTCcgttttcatctataaaatcttCAAGGTTGACATTGTGCTTTGGTACAGGGATTTCTGCTATGATTCTCTCTCCAGAAAAg TTCCAGATGGAAAGACCTACGATGCCTATATACTCTATCCTAAGATCTTTGGGGGAGAGTCTGCCTCCAACTCAGATGTGTTTGTGTTTGAAGTCTTACCTGAGGTCTTGGAAAGACAGTGTGGATATAAGCTGTTCATTCTTGGAAGGGACGATTATGCTGGGGAAG ACATCGTTCTGGTCACTGATGAAAACGTTAAAAAAAGCAGAACTCTGATGATCATTTTAGTCAGAGAAATGTTGGGATTCAGCAGTCTGGGGAGTTCATCTGAAGAGCAAATAGCTATATATAATGCTCTCGTTCAAGATGGAATTAAAGTTGTCCTACTCGAGCTGGAGAAAATCCAAGACTATGAGAAAATGCCAGAGTCCATTAAATTCATTAAGCAGAAACACGGGGCCATACGATGGTCGGGAAACTTTACAGGGGAATTGCAGTCTGCAAAGACAAGGTTCTGGAAAAATGTCAGGTACCACATGCCAGCTCAGCGGCAACCCATTTCCTCTAAGCACAAATTGCTGTCTGCAGCCACCGGGCCAAACTCTAAGGAGAGACTGCAAGGAGAAGTACACCTGCCTCTTGGGTAG
- the IL1R1 gene encoding interleukin-1 receptor type 1 isoform X6: MKVLLRIVCFIALLIACYKADKCKEHEEKVISVFSANEIDVRPCLPNANKDKFTITWYKKDGKTLISMKQDTRIHQHNNKIWFVPAKVKDSGHYYCVVRNSTYCLRIKITAKVVENEPNLCYSAQATFPQKLPVAEDGRIVCPFMNFFKNENNEFPPIQWYKDCKPLLGNINFIGVENKLVLRNVSEESKGYYTCRASYTHLGKQYHVTRRKTSPLGL; this comes from the exons ATGAAAGTGCTACTCAGAATTGTTTGTTTCATAGCTCTACTGATTGCTTGTTACAAGGCTG ATAAATGCAAGGAACATGAAGAAAAAGTAATTTCAGTTTTCTCTGCAAATGAAATTGACGTTCGTCCATGTCTTCCTAATGCAAATAAAGACAAATTCACTATAACTTGGTATAAAAAAGATGGCAAGACGCTTATTTCTATGAAACAAGACACCAGGATTCATCAGCACAATAATAAAATTTGGTTTGTTCCTGCTAAAGTGAAGGATTCAGGACATTACTATTGTGTGGTCAG aaattcaaCTTATTGTCTCAGAATTAAAATAACTGCAAAAGTTGTGGAGAATGAGCCTAATCTGTGTTATAGTGCACAAGCTACATTTCCACAGAAGCTACCTGTTGCAGAAGATGGAAGAATTGTGTGcccttttatgaatttttttaagaatgaaaataatgagTTCCCCCCAATACAGTGGTATAag GATTGCAAACCTTTACTTGGCAATATAAACTTTATTGGAGTAGAAAATAAACTTGTCCTGAGGAATGTGTCTGAAGAGTCCAAAGGATACTATACTTGTCGTGCATCCTACACACACTTGGGAAAGCAGTATCATGTTACCCGG aggaAAACAAGTCCGTTAGGCCTGTGA
- the IL1R1 gene encoding interleukin-1 receptor type 1 isoform X4: MKVLLRIVCFIALLIACYKADKCKEHEEKVISVFSANEIDVRPCLPNANKDKFTITWYKKDGKTLISMKQDTRIHQHNNKIWFVPAKVKDSGHYYCVVRNSTYCLRIKITAKVVENEPNLCYSAQATFPQKLPVAEDGRIVCPFMNFFKNENNEFPPIQWYKDCKPLLGNINFIGVENKLVLRNVSEESKGYYTCRASYTHLGKQYHVTRVIELTTIEENKSVRPVIVRPVNETMEVELGSQAQLICNVTGLVSDAVYWKWNGSDIDEDDPLLVEDFKTCT, encoded by the exons ATGAAAGTGCTACTCAGAATTGTTTGTTTCATAGCTCTACTGATTGCTTGTTACAAGGCTG ATAAATGCAAGGAACATGAAGAAAAAGTAATTTCAGTTTTCTCTGCAAATGAAATTGACGTTCGTCCATGTCTTCCTAATGCAAATAAAGACAAATTCACTATAACTTGGTATAAAAAAGATGGCAAGACGCTTATTTCTATGAAACAAGACACCAGGATTCATCAGCACAATAATAAAATTTGGTTTGTTCCTGCTAAAGTGAAGGATTCAGGACATTACTATTGTGTGGTCAG aaattcaaCTTATTGTCTCAGAATTAAAATAACTGCAAAAGTTGTGGAGAATGAGCCTAATCTGTGTTATAGTGCACAAGCTACATTTCCACAGAAGCTACCTGTTGCAGAAGATGGAAGAATTGTGTGcccttttatgaatttttttaagaatgaaaataatgagTTCCCCCCAATACAGTGGTATAag GATTGCAAACCTTTACTTGGCAATATAAACTTTATTGGAGTAGAAAATAAACTTGTCCTGAGGAATGTGTCTGAAGAGTCCAAAGGATACTATACTTGTCGTGCATCCTACACACACTTGGGAAAGCAGTATCATGTTACCCGGGTAATTGAACTTACTACTATTG aggaAAACAAGTCCGTTAGGCCTGTGATTGTGAGACCAGTTAATGAGACAATGGAAGTGGAATTGG GTTCCCAGGCACAGCTGATCTGCAATGTCACTGGCCTGGTGAGTGACGCTGTCTACTGGAAATGGAACGGGTCAGACATTGATGAGGACGACCCGTTGCTGGTGGAAGACTTTAAAAC cTGCACGTGA
- the IL1R1 gene encoding interleukin-1 receptor type 1 isoform X2, translating into MKQDTRIHQHNNKIWFVPAKVKDSGHYYCVVRNSTYCLRIKITAKVVENEPNLCYSAQATFPQKLPVAEDGRIVCPFMNFFKNENNEFPPIQWYKDCKPLLGNINFIGVENKLVLRNVSEESKGYYTCRASYTHLGKQYHVTRVIELTTIEENKSVRPVIVRPVNETMEVELGSQAQLICNVTGLVSDAVYWKWNGSDIDEDDPLLVEDFKTMDIPSTKKWKSIILMLNISEVESRFYLYPFTCLAMNIAGENAAYIQLIHPAARDFQKHMIGLFVMFTVVITCSVFIYKIFKVDIVLWYRDFCYDSLSRKVPDGKTYDAYILYPKIFGGESASNSDVFVFEVLPEVLERQCGYKLFILGRDDYAGEDIVLVTDENVKKSRTLMIILVREMLGFSSLGSSSEEQIAIYNALVQDGIKVVLLELEKIQDYEKMPESIKFIKQKHGAIRWSGNFTGELQSAKTRFWKNVRYHMPAQRQPISSKHKLLSAATGPNSKERLQGEVHLPLG; encoded by the exons ATGAAACAAGACACCAGGATTCATCAGCACAATAATAAAATTTGGTTTGTTCCTGCTAAAGTGAAGGATTCAGGACATTACTATTGTGTGGTCAG aaattcaaCTTATTGTCTCAGAATTAAAATAACTGCAAAAGTTGTGGAGAATGAGCCTAATCTGTGTTATAGTGCACAAGCTACATTTCCACAGAAGCTACCTGTTGCAGAAGATGGAAGAATTGTGTGcccttttatgaatttttttaagaatgaaaataatgagTTCCCCCCAATACAGTGGTATAag GATTGCAAACCTTTACTTGGCAATATAAACTTTATTGGAGTAGAAAATAAACTTGTCCTGAGGAATGTGTCTGAAGAGTCCAAAGGATACTATACTTGTCGTGCATCCTACACACACTTGGGAAAGCAGTATCATGTTACCCGGGTAATTGAACTTACTACTATTG aggaAAACAAGTCCGTTAGGCCTGTGATTGTGAGACCAGTTAATGAGACAATGGAAGTGGAATTGG GTTCCCAGGCACAGCTGATCTGCAATGTCACTGGCCTGGTGAGTGACGCTGTCTACTGGAAATGGAACGGGTCAGACATTGATGAGGACGACCCGTTGCTGGTGGAAGACTTTAAAAC AATGGACATTCCTTCaaccaaaaaatggaaatcaataatctTAATGCTTAATATTTCAGAAGTAGAAAGTAGGTTTTATCTATATCCGTTTACCTGTTTAGCCATGAATATAGCTGGTGAAAATGCAGCATATATCCAATTAATACATCCAG cTGCACGTGATTTCCAGAAGCACATGATTGGTTTATTTGTCATGTTTACGGTAGTAATTACATGCTCcgttttcatctataaaatcttCAAGGTTGACATTGTGCTTTGGTACAGGGATTTCTGCTATGATTCTCTCTCCAGAAAAg TTCCAGATGGAAAGACCTACGATGCCTATATACTCTATCCTAAGATCTTTGGGGGAGAGTCTGCCTCCAACTCAGATGTGTTTGTGTTTGAAGTCTTACCTGAGGTCTTGGAAAGACAGTGTGGATATAAGCTGTTCATTCTTGGAAGGGACGATTATGCTGGGGAAG ACATCGTTCTGGTCACTGATGAAAACGTTAAAAAAAGCAGAACTCTGATGATCATTTTAGTCAGAGAAATGTTGGGATTCAGCAGTCTGGGGAGTTCATCTGAAGAGCAAATAGCTATATATAATGCTCTCGTTCAAGATGGAATTAAAGTTGTCCTACTCGAGCTGGAGAAAATCCAAGACTATGAGAAAATGCCAGAGTCCATTAAATTCATTAAGCAGAAACACGGGGCCATACGATGGTCGGGAAACTTTACAGGGGAATTGCAGTCTGCAAAGACAAGGTTCTGGAAAAATGTCAGGTACCACATGCCAGCTCAGCGGCAACCCATTTCCTCTAAGCACAAATTGCTGTCTGCAGCCACCGGGCCAAACTCTAAGGAGAGACTGCAAGGAGAAGTACACCTGCCTCTTGGGTAG
- the IL1R1 gene encoding interleukin-1 receptor type 1 isoform X3 has protein sequence MEVELGSQAQLICNVTGLVSDAVYWKWNGSDIDEDDPLLVEDFKTMDIPSTKKWKSIILMLNISEVESRFYLYPFTCLAMNIAGENAAYIQLIHPAARDFQKHMIGLFVMFTVVITCSVFIYKIFKVDIVLWYRDFCYDSLSRKVPDGKTYDAYILYPKIFGGESASNSDVFVFEVLPEVLERQCGYKLFILGRDDYAGEDIVLVTDENVKKSRTLMIILVREMLGFSSLGSSSEEQIAIYNALVQDGIKVVLLELEKIQDYEKMPESIKFIKQKHGAIRWSGNFTGELQSAKTRFWKNVRYHMPAQRQPISSKHKLLSAATGPNSKERLQGEVHLPLG, from the exons ATGGAAGTGGAATTGG GTTCCCAGGCACAGCTGATCTGCAATGTCACTGGCCTGGTGAGTGACGCTGTCTACTGGAAATGGAACGGGTCAGACATTGATGAGGACGACCCGTTGCTGGTGGAAGACTTTAAAAC AATGGACATTCCTTCaaccaaaaaatggaaatcaataatctTAATGCTTAATATTTCAGAAGTAGAAAGTAGGTTTTATCTATATCCGTTTACCTGTTTAGCCATGAATATAGCTGGTGAAAATGCAGCATATATCCAATTAATACATCCAG cTGCACGTGATTTCCAGAAGCACATGATTGGTTTATTTGTCATGTTTACGGTAGTAATTACATGCTCcgttttcatctataaaatcttCAAGGTTGACATTGTGCTTTGGTACAGGGATTTCTGCTATGATTCTCTCTCCAGAAAAg TTCCAGATGGAAAGACCTACGATGCCTATATACTCTATCCTAAGATCTTTGGGGGAGAGTCTGCCTCCAACTCAGATGTGTTTGTGTTTGAAGTCTTACCTGAGGTCTTGGAAAGACAGTGTGGATATAAGCTGTTCATTCTTGGAAGGGACGATTATGCTGGGGAAG ACATCGTTCTGGTCACTGATGAAAACGTTAAAAAAAGCAGAACTCTGATGATCATTTTAGTCAGAGAAATGTTGGGATTCAGCAGTCTGGGGAGTTCATCTGAAGAGCAAATAGCTATATATAATGCTCTCGTTCAAGATGGAATTAAAGTTGTCCTACTCGAGCTGGAGAAAATCCAAGACTATGAGAAAATGCCAGAGTCCATTAAATTCATTAAGCAGAAACACGGGGCCATACGATGGTCGGGAAACTTTACAGGGGAATTGCAGTCTGCAAAGACAAGGTTCTGGAAAAATGTCAGGTACCACATGCCAGCTCAGCGGCAACCCATTTCCTCTAAGCACAAATTGCTGTCTGCAGCCACCGGGCCAAACTCTAAGGAGAGACTGCAAGGAGAAGTACACCTGCCTCTTGGGTAG
- the IL1R1 gene encoding interleukin-1 receptor type 1 isoform X5 — MRTTRCWWKTLKPARDFQKHMIGLFVMFTVVITCSVFIYKIFKVDIVLWYRDFCYDSLSRKVPDGKTYDAYILYPKIFGGESASNSDVFVFEVLPEVLERQCGYKLFILGRDDYAGEDIVLVTDENVKKSRTLMIILVREMLGFSSLGSSSEEQIAIYNALVQDGIKVVLLELEKIQDYEKMPESIKFIKQKHGAIRWSGNFTGELQSAKTRFWKNVRYHMPAQRQPISSKHKLLSAATGPNSKERLQGEVHLPLG, encoded by the exons ATGAGGACGACCCGTTGCTGGTGGAAGACTTTAAAAC cTGCACGTGATTTCCAGAAGCACATGATTGGTTTATTTGTCATGTTTACGGTAGTAATTACATGCTCcgttttcatctataaaatcttCAAGGTTGACATTGTGCTTTGGTACAGGGATTTCTGCTATGATTCTCTCTCCAGAAAAg TTCCAGATGGAAAGACCTACGATGCCTATATACTCTATCCTAAGATCTTTGGGGGAGAGTCTGCCTCCAACTCAGATGTGTTTGTGTTTGAAGTCTTACCTGAGGTCTTGGAAAGACAGTGTGGATATAAGCTGTTCATTCTTGGAAGGGACGATTATGCTGGGGAAG ACATCGTTCTGGTCACTGATGAAAACGTTAAAAAAAGCAGAACTCTGATGATCATTTTAGTCAGAGAAATGTTGGGATTCAGCAGTCTGGGGAGTTCATCTGAAGAGCAAATAGCTATATATAATGCTCTCGTTCAAGATGGAATTAAAGTTGTCCTACTCGAGCTGGAGAAAATCCAAGACTATGAGAAAATGCCAGAGTCCATTAAATTCATTAAGCAGAAACACGGGGCCATACGATGGTCGGGAAACTTTACAGGGGAATTGCAGTCTGCAAAGACAAGGTTCTGGAAAAATGTCAGGTACCACATGCCAGCTCAGCGGCAACCCATTTCCTCTAAGCACAAATTGCTGTCTGCAGCCACCGGGCCAAACTCTAAGGAGAGACTGCAAGGAGAAGTACACCTGCCTCTTGGGTAG